The following coding sequences are from one Leptospira mayottensis 200901116 window:
- a CDS encoding adenosine/AMP deaminase, whose amino-acid sequence MKQYADLHNHLYGSITSEFLYEIGRSNPSPRWEIFTNSYQQYFGKKISTETFFEDYKDPDSFRKLYLFNHCGPFPEFQAKFNLIIALSKFDPVEIALVATRIVEDQFRQGVTYGEYRVMYSPLETEQGIYDKTLAACEGLARGEEKTGGFAKGKLAISLHRDGDVFREYSVYKDLMEKNSLIRDYLVGLDFCYIEEGFPPKEKKKFFEAVEEDNKAERDTALAILYHVGESFQDKSILSASRWVLESAEWGVHRLGHAIALGLHPFEKMKDKITESKSERLDQLQLYYDRKEELDSYFEVPSREKIGNEIDSLKHKEIVELETGISFLEECIGFQDYCISKIKQTDAVIESCPSSNEFIGMVVDPKSHPILRFAKNEMKFTISTDDPGIFGTTIEEEYSKAARIGLSEEILETVRQNSFLFTSEILSGRKSTS is encoded by the coding sequence ATGAAACAATACGCGGATCTTCACAATCACCTCTATGGATCGATCACTTCCGAATTTCTCTACGAGATAGGTAGGTCCAATCCTTCTCCTCGTTGGGAGATCTTTACGAATTCGTATCAACAATATTTCGGTAAAAAAATTTCCACGGAAACTTTTTTCGAGGACTATAAAGATCCCGATTCTTTTCGCAAACTTTACCTGTTTAATCATTGTGGTCCGTTTCCTGAGTTTCAGGCCAAATTCAATCTGATCATCGCCTTATCAAAATTTGATCCCGTCGAAATTGCGTTAGTCGCCACACGGATCGTTGAAGATCAGTTTCGCCAAGGCGTGACTTACGGAGAGTACAGAGTGATGTATTCTCCTTTGGAAACGGAACAGGGGATATACGATAAAACTTTAGCCGCTTGCGAAGGACTTGCACGCGGAGAAGAAAAAACGGGCGGATTTGCCAAAGGTAAACTTGCAATTTCTTTGCACAGAGACGGAGACGTATTCAGGGAATATTCTGTTTATAAGGATCTTATGGAAAAAAATTCTTTGATCCGAGATTATTTAGTAGGATTAGATTTTTGTTATATAGAAGAGGGGTTTCCCCCTAAAGAAAAAAAGAAATTCTTCGAGGCGGTAGAGGAGGACAACAAGGCAGAAAGGGACACGGCTCTTGCGATTCTTTATCACGTCGGAGAGAGTTTTCAAGACAAATCGATTTTGTCCGCTTCAAGATGGGTTTTGGAATCCGCGGAGTGGGGGGTACATCGTCTTGGGCATGCGATCGCTCTCGGGCTTCATCCTTTCGAAAAAATGAAGGATAAAATTACGGAATCCAAATCGGAAAGATTGGATCAACTTCAGTTATATTACGATCGAAAAGAGGAATTGGATTCTTACTTTGAAGTTCCTTCGAGGGAAAAAATCGGAAACGAAATCGATTCTCTCAAACATAAAGAAATCGTCGAATTGGAAACAGGTATTTCGTTTTTAGAAGAGTGTATCGGCTTTCAAGATTATTGCATTTCCAAAATCAAACAGACCGATGCAGTCATTGAGTCTTGTCCGAGTTCGAACGAATTTATCGGAATGGTCGTCGATCCAAAATCGCATCCGATTCTTCGTTTTGCAAAAAACGAAATGAAATTTACGATCTCTACGGATGATCCCGGAATTTTCGGAACCACAATCGAAGAAGAATATTCGAAGGCTGCCAGAATCGGCCTTAGTGAGGAGATTTTGGAAACCGTGAGACAGAATTCTTTTTTATTTACTTCCGAAATTTTAAGCGGAAGAAAGTCCACTTCTTGA
- the lpxA gene encoding acyl-ACP--UDP-N-acetylglucosamine O-acyltransferase, producing MKIHPTAVIDPKTELHESVEVGPYSIIEGHVSIQEGTVIESHVKICAGSEIGKFNRFHQGAVIGVMPQDLGFNQQLLTRTVIGDHNIFREYSNIHKGTKEDSPTVIGNKNYFMGNSHVGHDCILGNNNILTHGCVLAGHVTLGNFAFISGLVAVHQFCFVGDYAMVAGLAKVVQDVPPYSTVDGNPSTVVGLNSVGMKRAGFSLEVRNAIKQAYKIIYHSGMPTRKALDELEASDNLIDEVKYIIKFFRDSDRGVTSHR from the coding sequence ATGAAAATACATCCGACTGCCGTTATCGACCCAAAAACAGAATTACACGAATCGGTCGAAGTCGGTCCTTATTCCATTATCGAAGGACATGTTTCTATTCAAGAAGGTACCGTAATTGAAAGTCACGTAAAAATTTGCGCGGGTTCTGAGATCGGAAAATTCAACCGTTTTCATCAAGGTGCCGTAATTGGAGTAATGCCTCAGGATTTAGGATTTAATCAACAACTTTTAACTAGAACCGTAATTGGTGATCATAATATTTTCCGAGAATACTCGAATATCCATAAAGGAACCAAAGAAGATTCTCCGACGGTAATCGGTAATAAAAACTATTTTATGGGGAATTCCCACGTCGGCCACGATTGCATTCTAGGAAATAATAATATTCTTACGCACGGTTGTGTGTTAGCCGGTCACGTAACTTTGGGTAATTTTGCGTTTATTTCCGGTTTGGTAGCGGTTCATCAGTTTTGTTTTGTCGGAGATTACGCGATGGTCGCGGGACTTGCAAAGGTCGTTCAGGACGTTCCTCCTTATTCCACGGTCGACGGAAACCCAAGTACGGTAGTAGGCCTAAACAGCGTAGGTATGAAACGCGCCGGCTTTTCTCTGGAAGTAAGGAACGCAATTAAACAGGCTTATAAAATTATCTATCATTCCGGAATGCCAACTAGAAAAGCACTTGATGAGTTAGAGGCTTCGGACAACTTGATCGACGAAGTCAAATACATTATAAAATTCTTTAGAGATAGCGATAGAGGAGTGACAAGTCACAGGTGA
- a CDS encoding MATE family efflux transporter: MRTLQHLAHTFYRNIRPSLLNSMILKLAVPVVFGMFSQTVVWVTDTMMVGRLGKNSIASIGIGGIAHFTVLAFLMGFAMGIQVIVARRFGEKNDSEIGKIGITTLYIVVTFGGFLSIGGAAISDWLMGLLNKDEIVKELSSKYLYFRFLGTVFFFLLFTTRAFTDGLGITTAGLASMIITCFTNIFLNWVLIYGNLGFDAMGVKGAAIASSLAGAAGLFAFPFYFYSRGLGKYFSHISWAFSFTHFREILKTSTSPALAELLNNISFMIFTEFATVVGTTALAVTNMLFSTLSLSFLPGYAFGIAATTILGQALGAGKPKLAYHGAFRSAFFAACVMGSMGLVFILWGKEMLSFYTKDLELIEEAYSPLVILGVIQIVDAYHMVIACALRGAGLQNFVFRAYTAASYLVFLPCAYFLGIYLEMGSTGLWSGIVVWVLVLASVFIVRFRRKDWVHNQV, encoded by the coding sequence GTGAGAACCTTACAGCATTTAGCGCATACCTTTTATAGGAACATTCGTCCGAGTCTTTTGAATTCTATGATCTTGAAACTCGCGGTGCCCGTCGTGTTCGGAATGTTCAGCCAAACCGTAGTTTGGGTGACCGACACGATGATGGTAGGAAGACTCGGTAAAAATTCGATCGCCTCAATCGGAATCGGAGGAATTGCACACTTTACCGTACTTGCGTTTCTCATGGGATTTGCAATGGGAATTCAGGTCATAGTTGCGAGAAGATTCGGAGAGAAGAACGATTCCGAAATCGGTAAGATCGGAATCACTACTTTGTACATCGTTGTTACTTTTGGAGGTTTTTTATCGATCGGAGGAGCAGCAATCAGCGACTGGTTGATGGGTCTTCTCAATAAGGACGAAATTGTAAAAGAACTTTCAAGCAAATATTTATACTTCCGTTTTCTGGGAACCGTCTTTTTCTTTCTACTCTTTACGACAAGAGCATTTACCGACGGATTAGGGATCACGACCGCCGGCCTTGCGTCTATGATCATAACATGTTTTACGAATATATTTTTAAACTGGGTCCTAATCTACGGAAACTTAGGTTTTGACGCGATGGGTGTAAAAGGGGCGGCAATTGCATCTTCTTTGGCGGGGGCTGCGGGGTTGTTTGCGTTTCCCTTCTATTTTTATTCAAGAGGTTTGGGGAAATATTTTTCCCACATATCTTGGGCTTTCAGTTTTACTCATTTTAGAGAAATCTTAAAAACGAGTACCTCACCGGCGCTTGCAGAACTTCTCAACAACATTTCTTTTATGATCTTTACGGAGTTTGCAACAGTTGTGGGGACAACCGCATTAGCTGTAACTAATATGCTTTTTAGTACTCTAAGTCTTTCTTTTTTACCAGGATACGCGTTTGGGATTGCGGCGACCACGATTCTCGGCCAGGCGTTAGGAGCAGGAAAACCGAAACTTGCATATCACGGTGCGTTTCGATCCGCTTTCTTTGCGGCTTGTGTGATGGGAAGTATGGGTCTTGTATTTATACTTTGGGGAAAGGAAATGTTGTCCTTTTATACAAAAGATCTAGAACTGATTGAGGAAGCGTATTCTCCCTTAGTTATCTTGGGAGTAATTCAAATCGTAGACGCTTATCATATGGTGATCGCTTGTGCTCTTCGGGGTGCGGGACTTCAAAACTTCGTTTTCCGTGCTTATACTGCGGCCTCTTATTTAGTGTTTCTTCCTTGCGCTTATTTTCTGGGCATCTATTTGGAAATGGGATCGACCGGATTGTGGTCTGGTATTGTGGTTTGGGTTCTGGTCCTTGCGTCCGTGTTTATCGTTCGATTTCGCAGAAAGGATTGGGTTCACAATCAAGTTTGA
- the gmd gene encoding GDP-mannose 4,6-dehydratase, whose translation MKKALITGITGQDGSYLTEFLLQKGYQVHGIVRRSSMFNRARIEHLRGNSNLILHYGDLTDSSNLNRILEKVSPDEIYNLAAQSHVGVSFEVPEYTAEADAVGTLRILDAIKQIGVKSRFYQASTSELYGKVQAIPQTETTPFYPRSPYAVAKLYAYWAVVNYREAFEIHASNGILFNHESPRRGEGFVTRKITIGVANLLAKKGGPIQLGNMDAKRDWGYAPDYVEMMWMMLQQPEADDYVVATNETHTVREFVEKSFGFTGIQVRWEGKGDSEKGFDAKSGQLLVEVNPKFYRPTEVDILIGDPSKARKKLGWEPKVKFEELVRIMTKADCELVGIKL comes from the coding sequence ATGAAAAAAGCACTCATAACCGGAATCACAGGACAGGACGGATCTTATCTAACGGAATTTTTACTCCAGAAAGGATATCAAGTTCACGGAATCGTCAGAAGATCCAGCATGTTCAACCGGGCAAGGATTGAGCACCTTCGTGGGAACTCCAATTTAATTCTGCACTATGGGGATCTTACCGACTCAAGCAATTTAAATCGAATTTTGGAAAAAGTTTCACCGGACGAAATTTACAATCTCGCCGCTCAATCTCATGTGGGAGTTTCCTTTGAAGTTCCGGAATATACCGCAGAAGCCGACGCGGTGGGAACGCTTAGAATTTTAGACGCAATCAAACAGATTGGAGTAAAAAGCAGATTTTACCAGGCGTCCACATCCGAACTTTACGGAAAAGTACAAGCAATTCCACAGACAGAAACAACTCCATTCTATCCAAGATCTCCTTATGCGGTCGCAAAGTTATATGCATATTGGGCGGTTGTAAATTACAGAGAGGCATTCGAAATCCATGCATCTAACGGAATCCTATTCAATCACGAATCCCCGAGACGAGGAGAAGGTTTTGTAACTAGAAAGATCACTATCGGAGTCGCCAATCTACTCGCGAAAAAAGGTGGACCTATTCAACTCGGAAACATGGATGCAAAAAGGGATTGGGGATACGCGCCGGACTACGTCGAAATGATGTGGATGATGCTCCAGCAACCCGAAGCGGACGACTACGTCGTGGCAACCAATGAAACACATACAGTCAGGGAATTTGTGGAAAAATCTTTCGGATTCACCGGAATTCAAGTACGTTGGGAAGGAAAAGGAGATTCCGAAAAAGGATTCGATGCAAAGTCTGGGCAACTTCTCGTGGAGGTAAATCCTAAATTTTATCGCCCGACCGAAGTCGATATTTTGATCGGCGATCCTTCTAAAGCGAGGAAAAAACTTGGCTGGGAACCGAAAGTAAAATTCGAAGAACTCGTCAGGATCATGACCAAAGCAGATTGTGAATTAGTCGGAATAAAACTTTAA
- a CDS encoding Hpt domain-containing protein — MLVDWNRLDSLKQSDDDDEIAWLKEMVESLLTNMEIRIKSIVRFTEEKKDVELQAELHQTKGVSANFGLEDLRALVAEAEQFLKTGDQDRSYALGLKTTVVWEQTRDELKKKFGIF, encoded by the coding sequence ATGCTTGTGGACTGGAATAGATTGGATTCTTTGAAGCAGAGTGACGATGATGATGAAATCGCTTGGCTTAAAGAAATGGTTGAGTCCCTTCTCACGAATATGGAAATTCGAATCAAAAGTATCGTTCGTTTCACGGAAGAAAAAAAAGACGTAGAACTTCAAGCTGAACTTCATCAGACCAAAGGGGTTTCCGCTAATTTTGGATTAGAGGATTTAAGGGCCTTAGTCGCGGAAGCGGAACAATTTCTCAAAACAGGAGATCAGGATCGTTCTTATGCTCTAGGTTTAAAAACGACCGTCGTTTGGGAACAAACTAGAGACGAACTCAAGAAAAAATTTGGGATTTTTTGA
- the galE gene encoding UDP-glucose 4-epimerase GalE — MRLLITGGAGYIGSHIVALLLEKKHELLIVDNLEKGNEANLFSGPELIQGNIQDDFVLEKAFSKPIDAVFHFAAWKAAGESMIDPSKYALNNINGTLKLLAYMEKAGTKKFIFSSSAAVYGSPKYLPIDERHPVHPENYYGYTKLAIEQNLKWYESLKGFNFAALRYFNAAGYDPKGRVRGLEKTPANLLPIIMETAAGMRDEFEVFGTDYETPDGSCIRDYIHVIDLAKAHVLSLEYLDSEKKSLTVNLGSEKGYSVLEVIRLAEEVVGRHIPHKISGRRAGDPAKLLASSAMAQRLLKWAPEYSEAKTLLKTMWDVYQNPA, encoded by the coding sequence GTGAGATTATTAATTACGGGGGGCGCAGGTTATATCGGAAGTCACATAGTCGCACTCCTTCTTGAAAAAAAGCACGAACTTTTAATCGTAGATAATCTTGAAAAAGGAAATGAAGCGAATCTTTTTTCGGGACCGGAACTGATTCAAGGAAATATTCAAGACGATTTCGTTTTGGAAAAAGCATTTTCAAAACCGATCGACGCAGTCTTTCATTTCGCCGCGTGGAAAGCAGCAGGCGAATCGATGATAGATCCTTCCAAATACGCCTTGAACAACATCAACGGAACTCTTAAACTTCTCGCTTACATGGAAAAGGCGGGGACCAAGAAATTTATATTTTCCTCATCTGCGGCGGTTTACGGTTCTCCGAAATATCTTCCCATTGACGAAAGACATCCAGTTCATCCGGAAAATTATTACGGTTATACGAAACTCGCGATCGAACAAAACCTTAAATGGTACGAGTCTCTCAAAGGATTCAATTTTGCTGCATTACGTTACTTTAATGCGGCAGGTTACGATCCCAAAGGAAGAGTTCGAGGTCTGGAAAAAACTCCCGCAAACCTTCTTCCGATCATCATGGAAACTGCGGCGGGTATGAGAGACGAATTCGAAGTGTTTGGAACCGATTACGAAACTCCGGACGGAAGTTGTATTCGTGATTATATTCACGTAATTGACTTAGCAAAGGCCCATGTTTTGAGTCTTGAGTATCTCGATTCCGAAAAAAAATCTCTCACGGTCAATTTAGGATCCGAAAAGGGTTATTCGGTTTTGGAAGTAATTCGTCTTGCAGAGGAAGTAGTCGGAAGACATATCCCTCATAAAATTTCGGGGAGAAGAGCGGGAGATCCCGCGAAACTTTTGGCTTCTTCAGCAATGGCCCAACGTTTATTGAAATGGGCTCCGGAATACAGTGAGGCCAAAACTCTTCTCAAAACAATGTGGGATGTGTATCAAAATCCGGCTTAA